From Xiphophorus couchianus chromosome 23, X_couchianus-1.0, whole genome shotgun sequence, one genomic window encodes:
- the fgfbp2a gene encoding fibroblast growth factor binding protein 2a, with protein MWTQATALLLACCLWPAEAQDERRQSIWDDPVKFQTKAKDKCTMILTGQGENIKLRLSCQGNRRAYWCEYMGRPYTCSAFNKNPRHYFVQMMWVLRKQAHACQGPREIKPHMCRKATDESQMIFSAGPFLRSRPAAQPSKQPGKPQSSAARGRPNLTMKTPFKTAWDSGKVKTTQRAKSQPTAAPTESARRRMAQQYCWRSLQGVCSFVIGWFRN; from the coding sequence ATGTGGACCCAAGCCACTGCTCTGCTGCTGGCCTGCTGCCTTTGGCCAGCTGAGGCACAGGACGAAAGGAGACAAAGCATCTGGGACGATCCCGTCAAGTTCCAAACCAAGGCTAAGGACAAGTGCACCATGATCCTTACAGGCCAAGGAGAAAACATAAAGCTGAGACTGTCATGCCAGGGCAACAGACGTGCCTACTGGTGTGAGTATATGGGGAGACCTTACACCTGCAGTGCTTTCAACAAAAACCCCAGGCACTACTTCGTCCAGATGATGTGGGTCCTCAGGAAGCAAGCACACGCCTGTCAGGGTCCTAGGGAGATCAAACCTCACATGTGCAGGAAGGCGACTGATGAATCTCAGATGATCTTCTCGGCTGGTCCTTTCCTAAGGTCTCGGCCAGCAGCGCAGCCATCAAAGCAGCCTGGAAAACCCCAAAGTTCAGCTGCACGTGGAAGACCTAATTTGACAATGAAGACACCTTTTAAAACAGCTTGGGATTCAGGGAAAGTTAAAACCACACAGAGAGCCAAATCACAGCCGACGGCAGCTCCGACTGAGAGCGCCCGGAGGAGAATGGCTCAGCAGTACTGCTGGAGGTCCCTGCAGGGCGTCTGTTCCTTTGTAATTGGTTGGTTTCGGAATTAA